A segment of the Candidatus Micrarchaeota archaeon genome:
ATTCTCCTCGTTTCTGTTATAGGATTATTTTTGTGTTGGCGCACAGGTTACTTCGACAAAGAAAAGACCAAGAAACTCATCATTAAGCCGGATAAGACATCTTTACTTTCGGTTTTGAAATCGCCTTCTCTCTGGATTTTCTTCATCATGTTGTTGGCCTGGTTTTTACGGTTCCAGGCATGGAGCCCTGTTTACCAGGAGTTAGACCCTTACTTCTATGTTTACGGTACTAAACAGCTTTTAACATTGGGTTATAAACCGATGGTCGATAACACTGCTTGGTATCCTTTGGTTCAGACATCGCACAGGGGAAGTTCTCTGTATCATTTCATGCTCGGACATTGGTATTATCTTTATTCTCAACACTTTGACAAGTACGTACTGACTGCCGTTGCGAGCATGTATCCACCGATAGTAACGGCTTTGATGGTGTTCATGGCGTTCCTCTTCGTTAAAGAGATTTACGATTACAGGTACGGCTTGTTCGCAGCGGCATTGTTAGCATTGCTTCCGTCCACACTTATGAAGATGGCAGCGGGCGTGTTCGAGCTTCAACCGATGTCCTTATTCTTCATATTCATGTTCTTCGCATTCTTCATCCGTGCTTTGAAAACACGGAACAGATGGTACTATGCAGTATCGGGTTTGATTTTGGGCGGACAGGTTCTCTGTGCAACTGCTTATCAACTCCCTCTTGTAGTGATGTTCATATTCTTCACATTGTACAGTGCCTATCTGTATTTGAGAAAGGAGGACAGGTTGTTTGATTATCTGCGCAATTACGTTTACCTGTTCGTGTCTATGACCGCTTTGGTTTTATTAGACGCAATGTACAGAGCAGGGCTTAACGGAATCCTCAACACCTTCAAATCCTTCCCGTTCCTTGTCGGTGCATTATCTTTTCTTCCTTTGGGTTTGTTCTATGGTTTGACAAAGGTTAAACAGGTCCGTGACAGGGATAAGGTTTGGGTAGTCGGAGGCGTGTTCGTTTTAGGCATACTGCTCTTCTTTCTACCAGTGACAGGTCCGTTTCTAAGGGCTTATATAGGTCGTATGGTTGCACAGGCTACATATCCGTCTGCGTTATGGCGTACTATTCAGGAACAGGCGCCGGCAGGTGCATCGTTCGAAGGATATCTCGGTATATTGGGTGCAGACCTGGGCGGGATACCTACGGTTCAGGGGCAACCGGCTCGACCGATCACTCCTTTAGGTATCATTACAGTCATCCCTTCGATCATAACCGACTTTGCGATACAGGCGATCGTCGACCCGGTCCTTCGTATCCTATTCAACGAACCGCTCCTCGCCACATCCACGAAAGCCAACTCGTTCGTTCTCTTCTTCATATTCTTTGCAGCCGTAGAACTGTTCTATCAACTTTACCTCGCGTTCAGAGATAGGGAACACAAACTTCTTGAGGTTTTACTGTTGGCATCGTTAGTTCTCCCGGTCGCTTACGTCGGTCTGAACAAGGCGAAATACGAGATCTACCTGTCCATTGTTACCGTGCTTGCCATGGTTATGACTCTGTACCTGTTTGAACGTTGGGTCAAACGTTTTGCTAAGGAAGGGTCTGAGAAGAATGTTGAATTAGGGTTTGCGGTTGTCATGGCCGTGTTTGTCATTCTCTTATTCATACCTGCGAAGTGGACTGTTTCTGCATATTCGATAATGACCGTTTCGTTCACACCGAGGTATCAGGACGCGCCGGATTCGGTCGCGCCCAAATTCAATCAGTTGTGTACATTGACCAACAACACATTGTTCTGTCAGGCTAGGTATCCGGAGGTCTACATCCATGACATTAACGATCAATTCAATCAACAGTTGTGCATGTATTCTTTGGTTCCGACCGATGTTCTGCTCGGTAAACGCAACCTAACACCTTCTGAACAGATCGGAATCTCCTACAGATGTTCCAAGATAGCGGATTACTGGATCGATACCATGGATTGGATATCCAAGAACACCCCTAAAGACGCAAGGATAACGTCGTGGTGGGATTACGGTCATTGGATAAACTATTTCGGTGACAGGAACACTGTACTTAGGAACGAACATTCCTCTTTGGAGATGATAGGTCGCGTGGCGTACGCATATCTCCACGGCACCGAACAAGACCTTATCAATACGATGCACGATTATTATTCGGATTATGCACTGTTCGATTCAGAGATAATAATGAGCGGGCGAGGGTTCGGTGGCAAGTTCGGTGCACTCAACTATCTCGGTTGCGATTGGGCAAACAAGACGGACGTAACCCATCTGCCGGGTCAGTCCTCATGCGAACAACATAACCTATGGGAGACGATCTACTTCCCGCTCCACCCATCAGACCTTGAAAAGTGCACTATCTCGCTTTCGACAGGTGAGGAAGGCGTTATCGGATACTACGGCGGTTATGTTCGTGTTATGACCGACAAAGGACCTTCCTACCGTGTTCAGTTGTCCGATGAGAAATACTGTTTATCGGTGAACGGGTCGAACGTGTACATGTACAAGATAGACAGGCGCGATGACGACGGCAACCTTATACCGCACGGCGGCATTCCGATGATTGTTGACATGGGTTACGACCTTCAGGGCAACCCTGTTGCCATAGCCAACGTTCTGTACACCTATGACACTATAACATATCCTGACGGCAAGACCAGATACAGTTGGGGGGACCGACCGGTCAACCAGACACATTTCTACGATTCGAACGTTTACAAAGCGTTTGTACTGGACCGTTTGGACGGGTTCGAGAAGGTTTACGATAACGGTAACGTCAAGATCTATAAACTCCTTAAATAAAGGGGAAGTGATCGGTTATGAAGATAGATATGCACGTTCATACCAGGTATTCCAAAGATGCGTTGATAACCGTCGATGACCTGGTGGATGTTTATATGGAAACCGGGATCGTTGTTGCAGTGACCGACCATAACACAACCGATGCATGGGAACATGTCCGGATGAAAGGGATACCTTTTATCCCTGGTGAGGAGATCGATACCGGTGAAGGCGAAGTGATAGGTCTATTTTTGAACGAATGTATACCTAAGGGTCTGGGGTTTAATGAGACGGTTGACAGGATCCGTGAGCAGGGGGGACTGGTCTATTGCCCGCATCCTTTTGACAGGTTTCGCAAATGCGTGTGCGATGAAGAGAGGATTGCCCGATGCGATATCGTAGAGGTGTTTAATTCCAGGTGCCTATTACAGAGGTTTAACGATCAGGCACTGTCCGTTGCGGAACGGTTCAACCTGTTGAAAGGCGTGGGAAGCGATGCTCATTTTCGGTTTGAGATAGGCACATCCTACCTAACCGTTGTAGATGATGCGATTGTTTCGCCGGAGAATTTTATCAGAGCGTTATCCGACCATCCGGGGTTTCACACTTCAAAGACTACTGTAATGGTTCATGGTTTGACAAAGACGGTTTCCTTTATTCGCAATCTTAAATCTCTTCTATCCAGAAAACCTCCAGAAAAAACCTAAGCGGTAACTGATTATCTCTTTGGTGGGAGGATGGATGTAACGGTGGTTGGCAGCGGTCCGGCAGGTCTGTTTACAGCCATCTTACTGTCGGAGAACCATGATGTGACCGTCTGGTCTCGTGATGAACCGGGAGAAGACCCGATATGTTCTGGTCTGATCTCTTATCATGCTATCGATCGGATAAGACAGGACTACGGGATAAACGTAAACCGTTCTATCATTAAGGTTGTTGATAGGTTCAGGTTCATCGATGCGTTCGGCCCCGGTTCTGTAGAGGTCCGACTTGCCAGGAACCCTCTGATACTTGTGGACCGTAGCAGATTTGATAGGTTGTGCGCAGACAGGGCGATGGAGAAAGGTGTAAGGATAGTTTTAAGAACGTTTAACAGACGGGTTTTGTCATCGTTGGCACAGAGAAGTCGCGGTCACGGTCGCAGAACGGCGATCATAGGTGCGGACGGACCTGTATCCGCAGTTGCCGGATTGTTCGGTTTCCCAAACATCCGATTCTATTTTACAAGACAGGGATACATGGATTATGTTACCGAGGAGGACGTTACTGTGATCTTTTTCAACAACGGGATGGGTTGGTGGATCCCGAGATGCGAGGATGTGGAATTGGGTGTCATGGTTGAAGACAGAGCTTCGGTTGACCTCCTTTTCAACCGTACGGTATCGATGTTTATGAGCAGTCACGGGACGGTAAACCGAAAAGTTTACAGGATAGGGGATTGGGTTATACCGAGGGAGCCGCGTCGCCGGATCGGTGCCTGGACCGATATCGGTCCGGTGTTCCTGATCGGCGACGCGGCCGGCCAGACCAAACCGTTGACAGGCGGAGGCGTCTATTATGCATCACGCGCAGCCCTCGTTTTATCCTCTGCTTTTCCCAACCCGACAGATTACCAGAGGTTGTGGGACCGCAAGTATGGGAGAGAACTCTGGTTGATGGGCATGGTAAAGCAAACCCATTCTTTGATAAACCGTCTCTCCATCAGGGCAGGGGCGAACTTTAATAATCTTTTCCGACCGTTTATTGAACAGTTCGACACAGAATCCGTGACAAACACGGCGCGTAACATGGTCAGCGTTCTGTTCTGAGGGTGGTGAGGTAACGTGCGACGTAAAGATGGAAGGATTTCGGGAAACGTTCCGAAACATGTTGTGATCATCCCTGACGGTAACAGGAGATGGGCGCGTCGGCACGGTTTACCCATACTTGAAGGTCACAGGCGGGGTATAGAGAAGATAAGGAACGTGATGAATTGGTGTAAAGAGTACGGGATAAAATATCTGACGATGTGGGGTTTCTCATCCGAGAACTTTAACAGGCCCAGGGATGAGGTTATCGGGTTGATAAAACTCTTTGATGAATACCTTGACAAGGCATTAGAGGAGGTTGTCGGTCAGGACGTGCGTATCAAATTCTACGGCAGGTTGGATAGGTTCCCTAAGGGTATGCGCGGTAAGATGATGGCTTTGGAGAACGAATCCGCGCGCGGCAGATACTGTCTGAACCTGTTCCTCGGATACGGCGGCAGACAGGAAATCATAGATGCGGTCAACAGAATAATAAGCGATGTCAAACGCGGGAGGCTCAGGGTTGTTGATGAGAAGACGTTTTCATCGTACCTTTACACGTCAGACCTTCCTGACCCGGACCTGGTGATCCGCACATCCGGTGAACTGCGAACGAGCGGTTTCATGCCTTGGCAGACGGTCTACAGCGAGTTTTGGTTTACTAAAAAGTTGTGGCCGGATTTCACTAAACAGGATTTTGTGCGTGCGATCAGGTCCTATGCCGCAAGGGAGAGACGGTTCGGAAGATGACTTTTCTCTTGAGGTCTGTTACATGGTAGAAGTGGTCGTTGACGAGGTTGCCGGAACCCTTTTATCACAGGTCAGGGGCCTGATGTTCAGACGGAAGAGGGTCAACATACTGTTTGTGTTTAACGAAGATAAAATATGTCCGATCCATTCATGGTTCGTATTCTACCCTTTCGACGCAGTGTATCTGGACAGAAACTTTCGTGTTGTAGAAATCTTCAGAGATGTCAAACCTTTCTCGTACGTGAGACCTACCAGACCCTCCAGTTACCTGTTGGAGGTTTCGCATCATAGACCTTCGCTACGTGTCGGTGATAGGATAGTTATAAAGACGAGGTAGAATTCACAATTGCAACGTCGGTGGGAGTGTTGGATAAATTTAAAAATGTTGATGTAAAGTTTGTATTAAAATTGCGTAAGAACATTTCCGATGGGGCGTTGAGGATGGCTTTGGGATGGTGCGTCAAGGACGAGAAGGTCGATTATCCGATCAACCTCCCGGTATTAACTTCCGAAGAGGAAGAGGTAGTGCTGGCGGTTGCAGACCTGTTTAAAGAGCTTGCCAAATACGAAGAGTTTGAGAGCGAAGAAGAAACACGTGAGAAGATCAGAGAATTGCTTGAAGAATACTGTGTTGAGAACCAGATAGTACTCGATGAGGATCAGGAGGAGTATCTTGTTGACATCGCCACCTCTCATGTTTACGGGTTCGCCTTTTTCGACCAGTTGTTGAAAGACCCGAACATCGAAGAGATCGGTGTTATAGGGATAAACAAACCTGTTTATGTGTACGTACGCAACAAAGGCTGGCAACAGACAAACGGATACCTTACAACCGTCGAATACGCGATCGATCTGATCAACAAGATGTCCAGACAATTGGGAAGAAGGATTACCTATCAATCGCCCAGGTTGAACGCTATATTACCGGACGGTTCACGTCTTCATGCATCCATCCCCCCTATTTCAAAAGTCGAGAT
Coding sequences within it:
- a CDS encoding PHP domain-containing protein — encoded protein: MKIDMHVHTRYSKDALITVDDLVDVYMETGIVVAVTDHNTTDAWEHVRMKGIPFIPGEEIDTGEGEVIGLFLNECIPKGLGFNETVDRIREQGGLVYCPHPFDRFRKCVCDEERIARCDIVEVFNSRCLLQRFNDQALSVAERFNLLKGVGSDAHFRFEIGTSYLTVVDDAIVSPENFIRALSDHPGFHTSKTTVMVHGLTKTVSFIRNLKSLLSRKPPEKT
- a CDS encoding NAD(P)/FAD-dependent oxidoreductase; this encodes MDVTVVGSGPAGLFTAILLSENHDVTVWSRDEPGEDPICSGLISYHAIDRIRQDYGINVNRSIIKVVDRFRFIDAFGPGSVEVRLARNPLILVDRSRFDRLCADRAMEKGVRIVLRTFNRRVLSSLAQRSRGHGRRTAIIGADGPVSAVAGLFGFPNIRFYFTRQGYMDYVTEEDVTVIFFNNGMGWWIPRCEDVELGVMVEDRASVDLLFNRTVSMFMSSHGTVNRKVYRIGDWVIPREPRRRIGAWTDIGPVFLIGDAAGQTKPLTGGGVYYASRAALVLSSAFPNPTDYQRLWDRKYGRELWLMGMVKQTHSLINRLSIRAGANFNNLFRPFIEQFDTESVTNTARNMVSVLF
- the uppS gene encoding di-trans,poly-cis-decaprenylcistransferase, with the protein product MSGNVPKHVVIIPDGNRRWARRHGLPILEGHRRGIEKIRNVMNWCKEYGIKYLTMWGFSSENFNRPRDEVIGLIKLFDEYLDKALEEVVGQDVRIKFYGRLDRFPKGMRGKMMALENESARGRYCLNLFLGYGGRQEIIDAVNRIISDVKRGRLRVVDEKTFSSYLYTSDLPDPDLVIRTSGELRTSGFMPWQTVYSEFWFTKKLWPDFTKQDFVRAIRSYAARERRFGR
- a CDS encoding DUF192 domain-containing protein; its protein translation is MVEVVVDEVAGTLLSQVRGLMFRRKRVNILFVFNEDKICPIHSWFVFYPFDAVYLDRNFRVVEIFRDVKPFSYVRPTRPSSYLLEVSHHRPSLRVGDRIVIKTR